The Fusobacterium sp. IOR10 genome segment AAAAAAGCCTCAATAATGTAGTGAACCCATTTTCTTGGACATGAAATTTAATATTTAATTTAAGGATTGATTCCTGTATTCTGCAGGAGTTAATCCTTTTAATTTTATTTTAATTCTCTGATTATTATAATAATCAATA includes the following:
- a CDS encoding IS3 family transposase, translated to MDYYNNQRIKIKLKGLTPAEYRNQSLN